A part of Pectinatus sottacetonis genomic DNA contains:
- a CDS encoding DJ-1/PfpI family protein: MAQANPSGVLVIPGKMGTRKLISDTIFLKALYAMASTATYCLSICTGSAVLAKAGVLDGKKATFNKKAFNWVMTSSDKVLW, from the coding sequence ATAGCGCAGGCTAATCCGTCCGGTGTTTTGGTTATCCCTGGTAAAATGGGGACCAGAAAATTGATTTCAGATACTATATTTTTAAAAGCTTTATATGCTATGGCGTCAACAGCCACATATTGTTTATCTATTTGTACCGGGTCAGCAGTACTTGCTAAAGCAGGCGTATTAGACGGTAAAAAAGCAACATTTAATAAAAAAGCTTTTAATTGGGTCATGACAAGTTCAGATAAAGTATTATGGTAA
- a CDS encoding DJ-1/PfpI family protein produces MKKLLLVVILPEFADWEAAFLTSTIKSIDPDYQVKYVSSEKGICTSIGGLQVNVDCTVQDAPEEFSGLVLVGGLSWRTKGAEKVMTLVNTALAKKIPIGAICDATVFLGANGVLNNVKHTSNALTELKSYAKDKYTNEENYINEQAVVDGNIVTANGAATLEFTKLMLSILGIIQGKQLDDYYYFMKNGLYKSIQQGIDIPFR; encoded by the coding sequence ATGAAAAAACTTCTTCTAGTAGTTATATTGCCAGAATTTGCTGATTGGGAGGCAGCCTTTTTAACTTCAACAATAAAAAGCATCGATCCTGATTATCAAGTCAAATATGTAAGTAGTGAAAAAGGGATATGTACTTCTATCGGAGGATTACAGGTCAATGTCGACTGTACAGTACAGGATGCTCCAGAAGAATTCTCCGGATTAGTGTTGGTTGGCGGCCTTTCTTGGAGAACAAAAGGAGCAGAAAAGGTAATGACATTAGTCAATACAGCTTTAGCAAAAAAAATCCCTATAGGTGCAATTTGCGATGCCACAGTATTTTTAGGAGCTAACGGGGTTTTAAACAATGTAAAACATACCAGCAATGCTTTAACTGAATTAAAATCGTATGCTAAAGATAAGTATACCAATGAAGAAAATTATATAAATGAGCAGGCTGTAGTCGATGGTAATATAGTCACCGCCAATGGAGCAGCAACATTAGAATTTACAAAATTGATGTTATCCATATTAGGTATTATACAGGGGAAACAGCTTGATGATTACTACTATTTTATGAAAAATGGGCTATATAAATCCATTCAGCAGGGAATAGACATACCATTTAGATGA
- a CDS encoding GyrI-like domain-containing protein, whose amino-acid sequence MIFDFKKQYKELYMPKKKPEIITIPAMNYIAVRGKGNPNEKDGIYQQAISVLYAVSYTLKMSYKGEYKIDGFFEYVVPPLEGFWWQNNVEGVDYSNKDNFHWISVIRLPDFVKEVDFNWAVETAAKKKKIDCSSAEFITINEGLCVQMMHIGPFDDELATVAIIDEYIKNNGFKNDITDERLHHEIYLSDPRKTISAKMKTVIRHPIRKIK is encoded by the coding sequence ATGATTTTTGATTTTAAAAAGCAATACAAAGAACTTTATATGCCAAAAAAGAAACCGGAAATTATAACTATTCCAGCAATGAATTATATTGCTGTGCGTGGTAAGGGTAATCCAAATGAAAAAGATGGTATATATCAACAGGCGATCAGTGTATTATATGCAGTATCCTATACATTAAAAATGAGCTATAAAGGAGAATACAAGATTGATGGATTTTTTGAATATGTAGTACCACCGCTTGAAGGTTTTTGGTGGCAGAATAATGTTGAAGGTGTTGACTATAGCAATAAGGATAATTTTCATTGGATCTCCGTTATCAGACTGCCGGATTTTGTAAAAGAAGTCGATTTTAACTGGGCAGTTGAAACAGCAGCGAAGAAAAAGAAGATAGATTGTTCTTCTGCTGAATTTATTACAATTAACGAAGGTTTGTGTGTGCAAATGATGCATATTGGTCCATTTGATGACGAACTGGCTACTGTTGCAATCATAGATGAATATATTAAGAACAACGGATTTAAAAATGATATTACGGATGAGCGATTACATCATGAAATATATCTTTCTGATCCCAGAAAGACCATATCTGCTAAAATGAAAACGGTTATTCGTCATCCGATTAGAAAAATAAAGTGA
- a CDS encoding CatA-like O-acetyltransferase, family 3, producing MNYKIINMDKYYRRGVFRHFSEDCKCSISMTSHLDVTVLKKYSQDTKTKFYINFLYILAKTLNSREDYRMGYFWQTQQVVIYDKINPTHYIFHKDTETCTPVYSQYQNDYVYFYAACAKDIVKAKQSQKYALDIENHPNWFDASYISWLSYDSMHVELPDGYLYFMPIVNWGRYHEENNRLIMPVSVRLNHAAADGYLLAKVFLLLQEEILKFTQQK from the coding sequence ATGAATTACAAAATTATTAATATGGATAAATATTATCGGCGCGGTGTATTCCGCCATTTTTCTGAGGACTGCAAATGCTCTATATCAATGACCAGCCACCTAGATGTAACAGTATTAAAAAAGTATTCGCAGGACACGAAAACAAAGTTTTATATAAATTTTCTTTATATACTGGCAAAAACACTAAACTCGCGGGAAGATTACCGAATGGGATATTTCTGGCAGACACAACAGGTTGTTATATATGATAAAATAAATCCTACACACTATATTTTTCATAAAGATACAGAAACCTGCACCCCGGTTTATAGCCAATACCAGAATGACTATGTATATTTTTATGCCGCATGTGCAAAAGACATAGTAAAAGCAAAACAGTCGCAAAAATACGCACTGGATATAGAAAACCACCCCAACTGGTTCGATGCATCATATATTTCCTGGTTATCCTATGACTCAATGCACGTGGAATTACCAGATGGATATCTTTATTTTATGCCAATTGTAAATTGGGGACGTTATCACGAAGAAAATAATCGACTGATAATGCCAGTAAGTGTACGCTTAAATCACGCAGCAGCTGATGGATATCTATTAGCTAAAGTATTCTTGCTATTACAAGAGGAAATCCTGAAATTCACTCAGCAAAAATAA
- a CDS encoding glutaredoxin family protein, which translates to MKTITAFYLADCPYCHKAKKAIKELIMENQAYSAISIQWHEENEDPSAIKGYEYYYVPSLFIGREKLYEAQPGQSYEEIKSYVKAALDKALA; encoded by the coding sequence ATGAAAACAATTACTGCATTTTATCTAGCAGACTGTCCATATTGTCATAAAGCAAAAAAAGCCATTAAGGAATTAATAATGGAAAATCAAGCTTATTCGGCTATTTCTATCCAGTGGCATGAAGAAAATGAAGACCCAAGTGCCATAAAAGGTTACGAATATTATTATGTGCCTTCTTTATTCATCGGCAGGGAAAAATTATATGAAGCTCAACCAGGACAAAGTTACGAAGAAATAAAAAGTTACGTAAAAGCAGCACTTGACAAAGCATTAGCTTGA
- a CDS encoding molecular chaperone Hsp90, whose product MDKEWLDYITEKTHDLINAASCCDEAKAAAQAWLAAVNTKQEVAETQKYIAELKADIMPVGMLVDFAESDKGIQLFGVDTAKNIAAHGRQIQSAGAKYCDCPACTAAAAILSKTNTPF is encoded by the coding sequence ATGGATAAAGAATGGTTGGACTATATAACGGAAAAGACACATGACTTGATAAATGCTGCATCGTGTTGTGATGAAGCAAAGGCAGCAGCCCAGGCCTGGCTGGCTGCTGTTAATACAAAGCAGGAAGTTGCTGAAACCCAAAAATATATTGCAGAATTGAAGGCCGATATCATGCCCGTTGGGATGCTGGTTGATTTTGCTGAATCAGATAAGGGCATACAGCTTTTTGGTGTTGATACAGCCAAAAATATTGCAGCACATGGCAGACAGATTCAATCTGCCGGGGCGAAATATTGTGATTGCCCTGCTTGTACAGCTGCAGCTGCTATTCTTAGCAAGACAAATACACCTTTTTAA
- a CDS encoding TrmH family RNA methyltransferase, translated as MGSDVSILRNWGFKTVAMALNTNSISIEDKKLSAEKRLALIFGSEGYGLPSNIITACDYVVKIPMSHQVDSLNVAAASAVAFWQLRVRK; from the coding sequence ATGGGTAGTGATGTCTCTATATTGAGAAACTGGGGATTTAAAACAGTTGCAATGGCATTGAATACTAATTCCATAAGCATTGAAGATAAAAAATTGTCTGCGGAAAAACGTCTGGCTTTAATATTTGGCAGTGAAGGTTATGGTTTACCATCAAATATTATCACTGCCTGCGATTATGTAGTAAAAATTCCTATGTCACATCAAGTGGATTCACTTAACGTAGCTGCTGCAAGTGCTGTAGCATTTTGGCAGCTACGAGTAAGAAAATAA
- a CDS encoding YwbE family protein: MISGTERKNIQPGIKVKIVRKQHQKTGQLTEGIVKDILTNSAVHHRGIKVRLESGLIGRVQEIL; the protein is encoded by the coding sequence ATGATTAGCGGAACTGAACGGAAAAATATTCAACCAGGGATCAAGGTAAAAATAGTACGGAAACAACATCAAAAAACTGGACAGCTAACTGAAGGAATTGTAAAAGATATATTGACAAATAGTGCTGTGCATCACAGAGGCATAAAAGTACGGCTTGAAAGTGGACTAATTGGTAGAGTTCAGGAAATCTTATAG
- a CDS encoding glycosyl hydrolase family 28 protein, producing MFNNYFAHGHGAIVCGSHTGAWIQNILAEDNVMEKTDTGLRCKTGKNIGGGARNIVFRNNVMKKMKRQGFIFTTKYIDENFVTDYKSAKPGQFRDIRIEDCNVDGTGGPAIEVDGLAEMPHENITFYNVHFFNTKTNKISYLKNGIFNNVTYKNVDD from the coding sequence ATATTCAATAATTATTTTGCACATGGACATGGGGCTATTGTATGTGGTAGTCACACTGGAGCATGGATTCAAAATATTTTGGCAGAAGATAATGTAATGGAAAAGACAGATACAGGGCTTCGTTGTAAAACAGGTAAAAATATCGGCGGTGGGGCGCGTAATATTGTTTTTCGGAATAATGTCATGAAAAAAATGAAGCGGCAGGGATTTATTTTTACAACAAAATATATTGATGAAAATTTTGTTACTGATTATAAATCAGCCAAACCAGGACAATTTCGTGATATTAGAATAGAAGATTGTAATGTTGATGGGACAGGAGGGCCAGCAATAGAAGTTGACGGATTGGCAGAGATGCCACATGAAAATATTACTTTTTATAATGTTCATTTTTTTAATACGAAAACAAATAAAATTAGTTATTTAAAAAATGGTATATTTAATAATGTCACATACAAGAATGTAGATGATTAA
- the tnpB gene encoding IS200/IS605 family element RNA-guided endonuclease TnpB, with protein sequence MEKAFKFRIYPNKTQELLLQKTFGCVRYVFNHYLDMRIKAYNNDKTTLTYTKCSSNLTQLKKENTWLKEPDKCSLQNALKDLDTAYQNFFKHKKVGFPKFKTKKNRHKSYKTNFTNSNIEFLGTKIKLPKLGKVKIRDKQVPQGRILNAVISQTPDGKYFVSLCCTEIEKPVFNRTDNYVGIDLGLKEFAITSDGDKHPHHKYLKQSLRKLAKLQKSLSRKTKGSINRNKARIKVARLQARIANQRKDMLHKLSHKLIENYDVICLEDLQINNMLKNHKLARSIIDASWSEFTRQLKYKAQWYSKEIVQIDKFYPSSQLCHNCGYQNKEIKDLTIRKWECPNCKAQHDRDINAAINIRNEGLRILNITA encoded by the coding sequence ATGGAAAAAGCCTTCAAATTTAGGATATACCCCAACAAAACACAAGAACTACTGCTGCAAAAAACATTTGGCTGCGTAAGATATGTTTTTAATCACTATCTCGACATGCGAATCAAAGCATACAATAATGATAAAACCACACTTACCTATACCAAATGTTCCAGTAATTTAACGCAGTTGAAAAAAGAAAACACCTGGTTAAAAGAACCAGATAAATGTTCCTTACAAAACGCGTTAAAAGACCTCGATACAGCTTACCAGAACTTCTTTAAACACAAAAAAGTTGGCTTTCCTAAATTCAAGACCAAAAAAAACAGGCATAAATCCTACAAGACAAACTTTACCAATAGCAACATTGAATTTCTGGGAACAAAAATAAAACTTCCCAAACTAGGTAAAGTAAAAATAAGAGATAAGCAAGTACCGCAGGGCAGAATCTTAAACGCAGTAATATCACAAACCCCTGATGGTAAATACTTTGTATCCCTATGCTGTACAGAAATAGAAAAACCTGTTTTTAATCGTACTGACAACTATGTCGGTATCGACCTTGGCCTAAAAGAATTTGCAATTACTTCCGATGGCGATAAACATCCCCATCACAAATACCTGAAACAGTCATTACGAAAACTTGCCAAACTGCAAAAAAGCTTGTCCCGAAAAACAAAGGGAAGTATAAACAGGAACAAAGCAAGAATCAAAGTAGCAAGGCTGCAGGCACGTATTGCAAATCAGCGAAAAGATATGCTGCATAAACTATCTCATAAACTTATAGAAAACTACGATGTTATCTGCTTAGAAGACTTACAAATAAATAACATGCTGAAAAACCACAAACTTGCCCGAAGTATTATAGATGCCAGCTGGTCAGAATTTACCCGCCAGCTAAAATATAAAGCTCAGTGGTATAGCAAAGAAATAGTACAAATAGACAAATTCTATCCATCAAGCCAGCTGTGCCATAATTGTGGTTACCAGAACAAAGAAATAAAAGACCTTACTATAAGGAAATGGGAATGTCCTAACTGTAAAGCCCAGCATGACAGAGATATAAATGCCGCCATAAACATTCGCAATGAAGGACTAAGAATATTAAACATAACAGCATAA
- a CDS encoding fibronectin type III domain-containing protein produces the protein MKKVICGLLLFTTVISIVFVLVNCKAYGKIPSPTGLKIPVLSCSSHSIWLIWNRSDNSQIAYYNIYVDNKKVGNTKNLSAEIGIKHIQKFQSENRKLAKNLISFHSFNVENLQPDTDYYFKVSAVDINGRESVVSVAVKGHTPSNEKNVIKITDFGAIGDGITVNTTALQKAINACPFAGTLEIPRGSFVTGSVNLKSDMTLQLDQGAVLIGSGKASDYILKKNNHYTGMLNADSISNIRIIGKGTISGNGWRKDNTGHYYLKANNKSDENVLNIGILAKAQTESLLNKKYDFKTAYNSRSSVLVFHNVHNIYLAGITLTNPSMHMIVANNCNNMRLNNVKVMTYNCNNGDGIDFSGTDLLIANSYFD, from the coding sequence ATGAAAAAAGTTATATGCGGGCTGTTGCTGTTCACTACTGTAATTAGCATTGTTTTTGTTTTGGTTAATTGTAAAGCATACGGAAAAATTCCGTCACCGACGGGATTAAAAATACCTGTTCTAAGTTGTAGTAGTCATAGTATTTGGCTTATTTGGAACCGGTCTGATAATTCACAGATTGCATATTATAATATTTATGTTGATAATAAAAAGGTAGGTAATACTAAAAACTTGTCCGCTGAAATTGGTATAAAACATATCCAAAAATTTCAAAGTGAAAATAGAAAATTAGCGAAAAATTTAATTTCTTTTCATAGCTTTAATGTAGAAAATTTGCAACCAGATACGGATTATTATTTTAAGGTGTCTGCTGTAGATATTAATGGTAGGGAATCTGTGGTTAGTGTTGCTGTGAAGGGACATACTCCATCCAATGAGAAAAATGTAATTAAGATAACAGATTTTGGGGCAATAGGGGATGGAATTACGGTAAATACTACTGCTTTGCAAAAAGCAATCAATGCCTGTCCGTTTGCAGGTACTTTGGAAATACCTAGAGGAAGTTTTGTTACAGGATCAGTAAATCTCAAAAGTGATATGACGTTACAGCTTGATCAAGGAGCCGTTCTTATAGGATCTGGAAAAGCAAGTGATTATATATTGAAAAAAAATAATCATTATACTGGAATGCTAAATGCTGATAGTATAAGTAATATCCGTATCATTGGCAAGGGGACTATTAGTGGGAATGGTTGGAGAAAGGATAATACAGGGCACTATTATCTGAAGGCAAATAATAAAAGTGATGAAAATGTATTAAATATAGGAATATTGGCTAAAGCGCAGACAGAATCATTGCTTAATAAAAAATATGATTTTAAAACTGCTTATAACAGTCGTTCCAGTGTATTGGTTTTTCATAATGTCCATAATATATATTTGGCGGGAATTACATTAACCAATCCATCTATGCATATGATTGTTGCAAATAATTGTAATAATATGCGTTTAAATAATGTAAAAGTCATGACATATAATTGTAATAATGGGGATGGTATTGATTTTTCCGGAACTGATCTGCTTATAGCAAATTCTTATTTTGATTAA
- the pdxR gene encoding MocR-like pyridoxine biosynthesis transcription factor PdxR, whose amino-acid sequence MCFLINFLILPIKQEECKIKEEINIFVSIQLSKKDKEPLYVQLYDQLLTMIHTGRLGSGCKLPPVRKLARYLSINPGTIVNAYKELEKNGFIFSSAGSGSYVSSQTLRQHSAADYEFATDNIYMDEVLKPQKNSQAVNMSSISLNPDVISVEQLKKIFIEVLDRDQGRAFSYQDSQGFLPLRESIAANLRSINIHTSAKNLQIISGAQQGIDIVARALLKHGDYVFTESPTYPGAIASFLANGAKIIDIPLEQDGLDMNVLEKNLQQFHPKLIYLMPVLQNPSGCSYSLAKRDKIIKLAQKHNVIILEDDYISELSYRTKLLAPLKSIDRHDNVIYLKSLSKIFMPGLRLGFLTMPEYLAAKLLNVKYITDISTSGFTQRIFDLYLREGYWEKHIKDIRRIYKTQFEFAYKTARQYFPCDVTWHNPEGGLSFWLKLPERFKSKEFCRKAKENNLLITDGTNFYPQHMDTRHIRISFATLSLQEIETGMRILGAMFTK is encoded by the coding sequence ATATGTTTTTTAATAAATTTTCTTATTTTACCAATAAAACAGGAGGAATGCAAGATTAAAGAAGAAATAAATATTTTTGTATCGATACAATTATCAAAGAAAGATAAAGAGCCATTATATGTACAACTTTATGATCAGTTATTGACCATGATTCATACTGGACGGCTTGGTTCAGGCTGTAAACTTCCTCCTGTAAGAAAATTGGCAAGGTATTTATCTATCAATCCCGGGACGATAGTCAATGCCTATAAGGAATTGGAAAAAAATGGTTTTATTTTTTCGTCAGCTGGGAGTGGCAGCTATGTTTCCAGCCAAACTTTGCGACAGCACAGTGCTGCTGATTATGAATTTGCGACAGATAATATTTATATGGATGAAGTATTAAAACCGCAAAAAAATAGTCAGGCAGTGAATATGAGCAGTATTTCACTTAACCCTGATGTAATTTCTGTTGAGCAATTGAAAAAAATTTTCATAGAAGTTCTTGATCGTGATCAAGGACGTGCGTTTAGTTATCAGGACAGCCAGGGATTCCTTCCACTGCGGGAGTCAATAGCAGCTAATCTGCGTAGTATTAATATACATACAAGTGCTAAAAATTTACAGATAATTTCTGGTGCCCAGCAAGGGATAGATATAGTGGCACGTGCTCTTTTGAAACATGGAGATTACGTATTCACGGAATCTCCCACTTACCCTGGGGCAATTGCATCATTTCTTGCCAATGGAGCTAAAATAATTGACATTCCGTTGGAACAAGATGGTCTTGATATGAATGTTTTGGAAAAAAATTTACAGCAGTTTCATCCTAAACTGATATATCTCATGCCTGTATTGCAAAATCCTTCAGGCTGTTCATATAGTCTAGCCAAGCGTGATAAAATAATAAAATTAGCGCAGAAACATAACGTAATAATTTTAGAGGATGATTATATAAGTGAGCTTTCTTACAGAACAAAATTATTGGCACCGTTAAAATCAATTGATCGGCATGATAATGTTATCTATTTGAAAAGCTTATCAAAGATTTTTATGCCGGGATTGCGATTAGGTTTTTTGACCATGCCGGAATATTTAGCAGCCAAACTACTCAACGTTAAGTATATAACGGATATATCTACTTCTGGTTTTACCCAGCGTATATTTGATCTTTATTTGCGGGAAGGTTATTGGGAAAAGCACATTAAGGATATTAGGCGTATCTATAAGACTCAGTTCGAATTTGCCTATAAAACAGCAAGGCAGTATTTTCCGTGTGATGTTACCTGGCATAATCCAGAAGGGGGGCTATCGTTTTGGCTTAAATTACCAGAGCGGTTTAAGTCAAAGGAGTTTTGCCGGAAAGCTAAAGAAAATAATCTACTGATTACTGATGGAACCAATTTTTATCCACAGCATATGGATACACGGCATATACGTATAAGTTTTGCTACACTTTCTCTGCAGGAAATAGAAACAGGTATGCGGATTCTCGGTGCTATGTTTACTAAATAA
- the pdxS gene encoding pyridoxal 5'-phosphate synthase lyase subunit PdxS, protein MEKRTQLNKNLAQMLKGGVIMDVTNVEQAKIAENAGAVAVMALERVPADIRREGGVARMSDPKMIREIQNAVSIPVMAKVRIGHFVEAQILEAIGIDYIDESEVLTPADDVNHIDKASFKIPFVCGARNLGEALRRIGEGASMVRTKGEAGTGNVIEAVRHMRTMKNDMRRVQTASAMELMHIAKEFGAPFELIKYVHENGKLPVVNFAAGGIATPADAALMMQLGVDGVFVGSGIFKSGDPAKRAKAIVEATTYYNDPKKLAAISEDLGEAMVGINIETLPEEEKLANRGW, encoded by the coding sequence ATGGAAAAAAGAACTCAATTAAACAAGAATCTAGCACAAATGTTAAAAGGCGGTGTCATTATGGATGTCACCAATGTTGAACAGGCAAAAATTGCCGAAAATGCCGGTGCTGTAGCAGTAATGGCATTAGAACGCGTACCAGCTGATATAAGACGTGAAGGCGGCGTAGCCAGAATGTCTGATCCCAAAATGATCCGCGAAATACAAAATGCCGTATCTATTCCAGTCATGGCAAAAGTAAGAATAGGCCATTTTGTAGAAGCACAAATCCTTGAAGCTATTGGCATTGATTATATTGATGAGTCAGAAGTTCTGACTCCGGCTGATGATGTAAACCACATTGATAAGGCTTCTTTTAAAATTCCCTTTGTCTGCGGAGCCAGAAATCTGGGCGAAGCATTGCGGAGAATAGGTGAAGGTGCCTCTATGGTCAGGACAAAAGGAGAAGCAGGTACCGGCAATGTCATTGAAGCTGTACGCCATATGCGCACAATGAAAAATGACATGAGGAGAGTACAAACAGCATCAGCTATGGAACTTATGCATATTGCCAAGGAATTTGGTGCCCCGTTTGAGTTAATAAAATATGTCCATGAAAACGGTAAGCTTCCTGTCGTTAACTTTGCTGCCGGTGGAATAGCAACACCTGCCGATGCAGCACTTATGATGCAGCTTGGTGTTGACGGTGTTTTTGTCGGTTCAGGTATATTCAAATCAGGTGATCCGGCCAAAAGAGCTAAAGCCATTGTTGAAGCAACTACATATTATAACGACCCGAAAAAATTAGCTGCTATTTCAGAAGATCTGGGAGAAGCCATGGTCGGTATCAACATCGAAACGCTACCGGAAGAAGAAAAATTAGCAAACAGAGGCTGGTAA